In Nostoc piscinale CENA21, the genomic stretch AACTCTTTTGATTTAACTGTGCTAGTATCTCTGCCGCAGCAATACCACCTCGTAAATGCGCCCCGCCTAGAATACCAGATAAAGAAATAGTAGTTTGCTCTGTATATATGATTCGGTTTCCGTTCACATCTCTCTCGAAGTCAGTGCGAGCAGCATTTAATCTGTAATATCTAACTGTTTTAACTCCTTGATTAGCAGAGTTAGATAAATAAGTCTCTATATTGCTGATGCCTCTTGCACTTAATCCAGAATTGATATAGCCATAATTGACAAAAAATGCTTCCCGAATTGATGTTTCTTGAGCAAATGGATTTGCCTTCCAAGACTCAAAGCTAGTTACTCCATTCTTGCCTGTCCAAGTTCCATTAAAGATTCCATCATAATCATTACCATCACTATTGTAGTAATCTAAGTCTACAAATAAAACTTCTGAAAACTGGTACTTACCTACAGCATTTGTGTTTGAATTTTGTGCGCTGTACTGGAGTGGATCTCCTGATGGTCTTCCCGATTCTAATGCTCCTAAAGCTTCTAAAAATTGCTCAAAATTTCCCTTTGATATCATAAAACTCCTAATAAATTAACTCAAAAACATATTTAGCGATTCTGGCAAGTAGGTATAGACAAAGATGTGTTAGGTGCGGCTGTGGAATTATGAGCCACTAGTGTCACTTGGCCTTGGTTATTAAATATCCAGCCAGTAGCAGGAATCAGATTTGGGATATCAACAACTTTTGGTAATTGTGTATGTGTAGCTCTAGATTGATAGATTGGCGCTATCCTATTTCTTAAGCGTGTATCTGACCAAATAACTTCACTAGTTAGAGGTTCATTAGGAGTAACAGGTAGTCCACCACGCCCAGTGACTGTAAGCTGACTACCTTGAGAACTATTAACAGCAACACAGCTTTGCTCAATTAGTTGAGAGGGATCGATGATATTTGTTGATAAAACTAAAACACCACGCGCAGGATCAACATCGGGGGTATTAATATTCACTACTCCATTAATCCCAAATTGGGAACTTGCTGTAATATCACTTGTGGGAGTATTAAAAGGTCGGCTCTGAATTCCAAATAAGTTTTGCGCTGTAATATCAATTCTTCCTCCACTGCCTGTAAAAGCATTAGCAGTAATGTCAGTATTTTCTGAAGGGATAGCGACAACAAAACCATTTGGAATATTAATTTTGATATTTCCACCATCACCACCGGATGCGTTGGTACCTGCTGTGGTAGAAACTGCACTGCCTCGACGTAAGAATAATAAATTAGCAATACTTAAGCTGATATCACCACCATTACCAGATAAAGTCTGGGCTGTAATCTTCCCGCCATCTAACCGCACTAAATCGGCTGTGACATCTATATTGCCTGCCTCTGCTACATTTCCAGTACTACTCACGGAAACTTGCGACCCATTTTGAACACGTAAAGTATCAGATGCCTTGATAATGACATTTCCACCTTTGCCAGTTGCTAAAGTGGCTGCGGATATTTCTGCACCATCCAAAATACGTAATTCAGGAGTTGTAATTCTTATTGCTCCGGCATTGCCTGTACCTTGAGTTTGGCTAAACAAACCACTGGCAAATCTTTGATCTGATGACCTTCCAATCAACTCTACTGTTTCGGTAGCATTTACAGTCAAGTTACCACCTTGACCTGTACCCAAAGTACCGGTTGAGACTTGTGCGCCATCAAAAACTTGAAGTATGGGAGTGTTAATTGTTAAGTCTCCTGAACTGCCTGTAGCTTGGCGTTCAGCTTGAGCAAACAATCCACTGGCAAATTGACCATCTTGGGAACGACCGATGAGTTGGGTTGATGCGGAGGCGTTTACAGTCAAATTACCACCCTGACCTACACCTAAAGTACCTGCGGAGACTTGTGCGCCATCTAATATTCGTAGTATTGGGGTGGTAATAATGATGTTGCCTGCGTTTCCTGAGCCTTGGGTTTGAGCAAACAACCCACTGGCAAATTGACTATCTTGGGAACGACCGATGAGTTGGGTTGATTCAGTGGCGTTTACAGTCAAATTACCACCTTTACCTGCACCCAAAGTACCAGCTGAGACTTGTGCGCCATCAAAAACTTGAAGTATGGGAGTGTTAATTGTTAAGTCTCCTGAACTGCCTGTAGCTTGGCGTTCAGCTTGAGCAAACAATCCACTGGCAAATTGACCATCTTGGGAACGACCGATGAGTTGGGTTGATGCGGAGGCGTTTACAGTCAAATTACCACCTTTACCTGCACTCAAAGTACCTGCGGAGACTTGTGCGCCATCCAATATCCGTAGTACGGGAGTGGTAATGATGATGTTGCCTGCGTTTCCTGAGCCTTGGGTTTGAGCAAACAACCCACTGGCAAATTGACTATCTTGGGAACGACCGATGAGTTGGGTTGATTCGGTGGCGTTCACTGTCAAATTACCACCTTTACCTGCACCCAAATTACTGACGGAAATTTGTCCGCCATCCAATATCCGCAGTATGGGAGTGGTAATAGTTAAATTACCTGTATCGCCTAAACCTTGAGATTCAGTCAGTAAGCGACTATCTCTGCCTACCAATTCTACTGATTTAGTTGCATTGACTGTTAAGTTGCCACCGTCACCTGCGCCCAAAGAATTTACTGATACCTGTCCTCTATTTTGAATCAATAAATTACCAGTATGAATTGTCAAATTGCCACTATCACCTGCATTTGCGGCGGTACTTTCTGTTTGTGTAAACAAACGGCTCCCACTACCAGTTACTTGCAATACTTCGGAAGCATTAATATTTAAATTCCCGCTTTTGCGAACTCCTGTTGTTGAAGACACAACCTCTGCTCCATCTTGGAGAAGTAATCTAGGGCTGGTGATGGTTAAATCTCCAGATATAGCAGTACCTTCATTGAGAATAAAGAAGCGATTATTGCTCCCAATTAATTGCACTGATTCTGAAGCATTAACTGTTAAACCTTCACCAATACCATTGCCAAAAATCCCGACTTGAACCAATGAGCCATCAGTCAGCGAAATGTTAGCGCCTTGTAGGTGAATACTGCCGCCTAGACTGCCTATTGTTGTGGCAGTAGCTTGTCGCAGATTAATATTCTGGAAGTCGTTTACATCTTTGTAGTTAAGGATGTAACCTATGGATGTTGGTGTCAAATTCACCACACTATTGCTACCAACACTTCCCAGTTCAATTCGTCCATTAGGTGCTGTTAAAACACCTCCTGTTATAGTCAAATCGCCACCTACTAGTGCCAACGTTGTATTGGCCTGTACTTGTAAACCTATTGTCTGATTCAGGCTATCGGTAGTTCTGGACTGATTCTCAATTCTTCCTGGATTTGTACCAAACTGTAAACCAATAGGCTGGTTGATAGTTAATAAAGGATTAGTATCCGGATTTGTCGCACTAAATTCTATTCCATCGGTAAATGTCACACTACTAGCAGTACTAGCAATAAAAGAGCCGCCAATATTTAATCGGGCATTCGGCCCAAAAATAATCCCTTGAGGATTAATCAGAAAGAGGTTTGCTGTACCATTAGCGCGAATTGTGCCTTGAATGTTAGATGGTATGGAACCTGTCACCCGACTGATGATATTCTGCACTGCTGTAGCGTTGTTGAAAAAAGCTTCACCACCTACTGGGACAGAAAACTCACTAAAACTATGAAATAAATTTGTGCCTTTTGTGGCTCCACCATCAATTTGAAAATTAGGGCTGTTGTTAGTTACTTGGGTTCTTTGATTTAAGGGTAAGTAGATATCAGCTTTAATTTGTTGAGCTAATACAAGAGAGGGATACGCATAAGCAATGGCGATACAAAGACTTAAGTTATTTGCCAGCTTCAGCCACATATTTACCCCCACCCCAAAAATTGAGCTATTGTTAATGTCTGCTTTTTTGGTCTTAAACTTTGACAATCATACTACTTCTTGCATGATCAGGTCACTTGCTTTT encodes the following:
- a CDS encoding filamentous hemagglutinin N-terminal domain-containing protein, with translation MWLKLANNLSLCIAIAYAYPSLVLAQQIKADIYLPLNQRTQVTNNSPNFQIDGGATKGTNLFHSFSEFSVPVGGEAFFNNATAVQNIISRVTGSIPSNIQGTIRANGTANLFLINPQGIIFGPNARLNIGGSFIASTASSVTFTDGIEFSATNPDTNPLLTINQPIGLQFGTNPGRIENQSRTTDSLNQTIGLQVQANTTLALVGGDLTITGGVLTAPNGRIELGSVGSNSVVNLTPTSIGYILNYKDVNDFQNINLRQATATTIGSLGGSIHLQGANISLTDGSLVQVGIFGNGIGEGLTVNASESVQLIGSNNRFFILNEGTAISGDLTITSPRLLLQDGAEVVSSTTGVRKSGNLNINASEVLQVTGSGSRLFTQTESTAANAGDSGNLTIHTGNLLIQNRGQVSVNSLGAGDGGNLTVNATKSVELVGRDSRLLTESQGLGDTGNLTITTPILRILDGGQISVSNLGAGKGGNLTVNATESTQLIGRSQDSQFASGLFAQTQGSGNAGNIIITTPVLRILDGAQVSAGTLSAGKGGNLTVNASASTQLIGRSQDGQFASGLFAQAERQATGSSGDLTINTPILQVFDGAQVSAGTLGAGKGGNLTVNATESTQLIGRSQDSQFASGLFAQTQGSGNAGNIIITTPILRILDGAQVSAGTLGVGQGGNLTVNASASTQLIGRSQDGQFASGLFAQAERQATGSSGDLTINTPILQVFDGAQVSTGTLGTGQGGNLTVNATETVELIGRSSDQRFASGLFSQTQGTGNAGAIRITTPELRILDGAEISAATLATGKGGNVIIKASDTLRVQNGSQVSVSSTGNVAEAGNIDVTADLVRLDGGKITAQTLSGNGGDISLSIANLLFLRRGSAVSTTAGTNASGGDGGNIKINIPNGFVVAIPSENTDITANAFTGSGGRIDITAQNLFGIQSRPFNTPTSDITASSQFGINGVVNINTPDVDPARGVLVLSTNIIDPSQLIEQSCVAVNSSQGSQLTVTGRGGLPVTPNEPLTSEVIWSDTRLRNRIAPIYQSRATHTQLPKVVDIPNLIPATGWIFNNQGQVTLVAHNSTAAPNTSLSIPTCQNR